In the Ornithodoros turicata isolate Travis chromosome 5, ASM3712646v1, whole genome shotgun sequence genome, TGCGACAGCCAGTGAGCGGCGACGGCGGAGGCGGCGGTTAAGGCGATGGGCGCTCGTAACCTCACCAACCTCACCTGGCTGTTCCCCTTCGAGACCGGGCCAGGCACTCCCACAGCGGCCATCAACCAGAGTGTCAACACCTCCTGGGGCTGGGACGAAGAAGAGGAAGATCCTTGGGGTGGATCCCAGTACCCTAGCCGTTACTCGCAGGTACCAAcgcctttgtttgtttttttctttcttcattgcGTTGTCGACCATGGGCCTGTGGGAACAGGCATCCGTTCAAGCACGGGTATCGCATTGTGTAGGCAACAGATAACCACATGCTTCAACAAGTAGGGATCGAACACAGTCGTGCGCCAATGGTCCCCCATTGGAGAAAGCTGTTATTGCTCTATAACGTTCGGTATATAGCCCGAAAATGTCAGTGACAGGGGAAATGGATATGCTGCTGCTAACAATCGTTCGACACATCGCGTGTAATAATAAGAAGTAACACTTTCACGAAATGCTGTGCTGTACTTAGGACGATCGCAGTTTTTGAATGACCCGCTGTATTTGAccgatgatgatgacaatgattATGAAGGCTAGCGGTGCTAAACAGAAGACGCTTGAATAGCAATCTCTTATATCCTGATGCTGTGAGCATGATCGAAGACGCGTGATCAGTGACAGTTGTCTTTCTGTGCAGGTGCGCTTCGTGGTGACCGCGTTCGTCGTAACGTGTATTATGATCCTGATCGTGGTTGGCAACATGCTGGTGTGCATAGCCATTGCCACGGAGAAAACGCTGAAGACTATTCAGAATTGGTTCATCGCCTCCCTGGCAGTGTCGGACTTCCTCATCGGACTGCTCATTATGCCCTTTTCGCTGGCCAAGGAGTTGATGGGCTACTGGATATTCGGCTCGCTGTGGTGCGACGTGCACGCGGCGCTTGACGTGCTTATCTGCACGGCATCCATCAACAACCTGTGCCTCATCAGCCTCGACCGGTATTGGTCGGTCACGCACGCCGTCGAGTACCTCAAGAAGCGTACCGCCTCGCGTGCCCTTGCCATGATCTGTTTCGTCTGGCTTCTATCAGCTCTCATATCGCTCCCTCCCCTTGTTGGTTGGAAAAAACCTCCACAGGTAACAGTAGCCAACTTACTTAAGACAACTTTTTTAAATATTGcaacttttttttattgtgctTAAGTCGAGACTGGTCCAGTTTCTGTCCATTTCTGTTCAGTAAGGATTAGAATAATTCAGTCACTCACTGCCAGAGCGCCAGAAGTAGGCGGTTCGTGCAGAGTGAGTTAGTCATATTGTGTCGCAAATTAGAAAATATGTTATATCGGTTACAACATACGTGTATGCGCTTGGAAAATCCCTCATCATTGCGCTAGCTTCGCCGACAATCTGGTTCCACACTTTTAGGTGTAGAGAGCCCTTACAGCATGACTTGTGATAGTAATATGATGTATATTTCAGGAGTCCGAGTACCCACAGTGCTCGGTAAGCGACGACGTGGGCTACGTCCTGTATTCTGCCCTAGGCTCCTTCTACATCCCGGCCGTCGTCATGGTCTTCGTCTACATCCGCATCTTCCTGGCGGCCCGGTCTCGCGCGCGACGGCATGTCAAGAAGGCCGCCCGTCACGCGGCCGAGCTGACCAACACGCGTGACAAGTCCACCACGACGACCACATGTACCAGCTTCAGCAACCCGAGCCCCCCGGATTCCTCCACCTCGCACAAGATGAACGGGGGCGGAACGGGGGCGACGAGGCGGAAACTCGGACCGCCTCCACAGATCATCGTGGAAACGCCCGAAGACCCAGACTCGTCGCCACCACCGCTGTCACCGTCGCTCTCGCGCAAAGAGGAGGACGGACTCGAGCCCGACGCCCTGGCGCCGCCTGGGCTTGAGCCGATGCCAACGCGGGGTTCGGGCCTGCTACGGGCACCAGGGGTGACCCGGTCTCCTTACGGGTCCACATTGTCTTTGGCGGAGCGCGACGAGGACAGCGAGATTTGCGAGTCTTCCAACGTGGATAACAATGGAGCAAGGGCACGGGCAGGGACAAGCCAGCAAGCGGTTGTCCCGCGGTCTCACGCACCGTCCGATGCTGAGCGGCATAAACGCAAGTTGGCCAAGGCTCGTGAGAGGAGGGCGACAATGATTCTCGGACTCATCATGGCGGCGTTCATTCTGGCTTGGCTGCCTTTCTTCCTTCTTTACGTTCTGGGCGCCCTGTGCAAGAGTTGCGAGATCAGCGACACTGTGTTTGCGGTCGCCTTCTGGTTGGGGTACTGTAACTCTGCTGTGAACCCAATCATCTACACCATCTTCAACCGAGACTTTCGGAAGGCCTTCAGGAAGATCCTCTTCAAGTGATCCGCCACTGCCGCCAGAGGACGCAGCGTCTTCCAACGTCGACGCCCAAGTGCCTCACGGCTTGCTTCGGAGCGACCACGCGACGACCTCTCTCTGTAGGAAGCGCCTTCACAGCTATCCATCCATTCATAAGAGCAATGCTTCAACGTGACATTCCTAACATAAGCATGATGCTGTAAGAAGGAAAGCTCCATCGAACGGATTCTTGTGTAGTGAACGTTACACAACCCGTTTTCCTCCTCTGCAAACGCATGGAAATGGGCCTAAAAAGAAAAATCTGGAGATGGTCCACAAGAATCATCAGAACAATGGGCTCCTTTCCCAGATGACGATGTTCTCTATCCTAATAAGCAACCCCACTCGTTTTTCTGGCATTTCGTTTCAAATGGTCCTTAGGCAGCACTGGTCATGGCACCAACATGTCAGGAACGAACCATCTTTAAAAactgttgaacagtatttttttttcttttcgctacATTAGTTGCTGTCCTGCGTCAGGAACTTCTATCGGGAAGCATATGTAGAAGGGCAAGAAGCTGGATAAACAATTGGATAAAACAAAACTATGTTTTGTGGTTTGAAACCACATGGCAATTAGTTGCTGTATCGCTGTATCTTTTGTAGCGGCAGCGACGTGAAGACGCTTCATCTAAAGAGATTGGTCGTCCCTGAAATCTTGGTGAGCTCTGCATAAAAATCCCACCCGTTTCCTCGCGGCCACGTGCGTCATCATCGGAAGAGGTGTCTGACTCACCTTTCGAACTCCTTGTTACGGTCATCCAGCCTTCTTGGACGCCAGATACTGTTATCGGAAGTGAACTGCTGTACATAAGAAGAAAGTTGTTTCCTGGTGCCGAATGGACGCACTGtttatatataacaaaaaaaaacatatataatatatatataatgtacTCGCGAAATGCTAATTTTTCTTGCACATTCACAACCAACCCATGGCACATAACATTTCTGCTCTCCGTTCGGTGTCTCCCGTTTTTCGACAAACCACCGTTTCTACTGGCCTACACACCAGGATGTGCGAAGTCAAAGACACACACAACTACATTCTTGCTTCATGCAGATGGACGTTTCGACGGAACGTGTCTATCTTTTGTTTTCACAGCCACGTTAGGGTTAGCATTGTATACAAGAAAAGCGTACAAACCGTTTCTGCAGAACGTCGGTGCGGCTGCGACGTCGCGGAACGCTCAATGAGGGAACGCCCGCGCGGAAGTCGCGCGTGTGTGCTGGAAAGGATGGCCTGCCGAGTTGTGATACGAACGCCGGGGAATCGAACCGAGGACTGAGCTATGGATCCTGGACATCGGTTGTGACACGGTATGGAGAACTTGCAGGCAACTGATTATGACAGCATGAAAGGAAGTCAGGCAGCACAAGCGGCGGAAGCCACGGGGGCGTAGTGGAGCTTGGAGCACGGCTTCTTGTTACAAATAGGAATTTTCCTGAAACACCAGTTATTTGTCATATTGGTTAAAATTTTATCAAAGATTCTATCTATCATTTGCAAAATTCATCGTGGTGTGAACAATTTTAATAAAGCAACAGTCACGTTTTGTCGAGGCTCCCCCGATGGCCGTGCCCACCACGCTCCGGACACGGTGTGTGTGTAGCTTTCTCCCTCTctatctctttctttcttttttgcgcaGTCTTTCCTCCAGTATAATCATGATTACAATTTGTACGTAATCTGCGCCTTTAAGTTCGGTTCGATCCCCCGGTAGGAGAGGATTGATTACCGTGATCACCGCTCCCCATGGGGCTCCTGTAAAGAGGGGCACGGAGGTCCCGGTTTCGGATCCGTCACTCTCGCGTCAGGAATGGGCAATTGGTCCCGCTGAATTTGAGCTATGGAGCAATATGCATTTCGGAGGGACTGATTGGCTCCTCGCCAATCACCCCTTTTTATATTTCACGGTGCCTAAATAACATATTCCTTCCTCTCCCGCTCACGAGATTTTCTGTGCCATCATGGTCTTGCCAATCGGTTCCTGTTTGCGGTTTATTCCGAGATTGCAGAAATGCTTGATGCTGCTGCGCTACCCGATGTCAAACTGCGCTGCAAACTGACGAAACTGCTCGCACTAAATTTCCCCGGTACTCCTAAATTTCCAAGTCCAAAATGATACCGGTCATTCTTGTGTACGACTCGTCATGAAATGTTCCAGATAGTGCCGAACAGAGAAAAGCGATAGGGAACATATGTACGGAGGTACTTTATTTATTCAGCGCTGTCTCTCTTTATCAGATGAAAGCTCCGGTTCCTTCGAAGGTTTCTGGTTTTCTAACTCATAATGCATTAGAAGAAGCCAGAAGGGATCAGCTGGCAGGCAAGCTC is a window encoding:
- the LOC135394082 gene encoding alpha-2C adrenergic receptor-like is translated as MGARNLTNLTWLFPFETGPGTPTAAINQSVNTSWGWDEEEEDPWGGSQYPSRYSQVRFVVTAFVVTCIMILIVVGNMLVCIAIATEKTLKTIQNWFIASLAVSDFLIGLLIMPFSLAKELMGYWIFGSLWCDVHAALDVLICTASINNLCLISLDRYWSVTHAVEYLKKRTASRALAMICFVWLLSALISLPPLVGWKKPPQESEYPQCSVSDDVGYVLYSALGSFYIPAVVMVFVYIRIFLAARSRARRHVKKAARHAAELTNTRDKSTTTTTCTSFSNPSPPDSSTSHKMNGGGTGATRRKLGPPPQIIVETPEDPDSSPPPLSPSLSRKEEDGLEPDALAPPGLEPMPTRGSGLLRAPGVTRSPYGSTLSLAERDEDSEICESSNVDNNGARARAGTSQQAVVPRSHAPSDAERHKRKLAKARERRATMILGLIMAAFILAWLPFFLLYVLGALCKSCEISDTVFAVAFWLGYCNSAVNPIIYTIFNRDFRKAFRKILFK